The following are encoded in a window of Streptomyces sp. 11x1 genomic DNA:
- a CDS encoding ABC transporter permease: MSALVPARLRLRRGSGGATTVAIRCFGAFAVLLVLLAVCAPLIAPQDPNSGDVLSVLQAPSSEHWLGTDASGRDLFSRLVSGSRTALLGPLVVVLVATSVGTALGVLAAWQRGWVDSLVGRLFDLVFSFPSMLLALLFVTVMSPGLFSAALAVSISFVPAIGRLVRASALREVNEPYVQALYTQGFGPVRLCVRHVLPNLWPVIVAQVTMSFGYAMVELAGISFLGLGVQDPTADWGKMINTGQSSIVRGFPQESLYAGIALVLAVVCFIGLGDLLSGRREGGRR; the protein is encoded by the coding sequence GTGAGCGCCCTCGTGCCGGCCCGGCTCCGGCTCCGGCGTGGCTCCGGGGGCGCGACGACGGTGGCGATCCGGTGTTTCGGCGCGTTCGCCGTGCTGCTGGTGCTGCTCGCCGTGTGCGCCCCGCTGATCGCCCCGCAGGATCCGAACAGCGGAGACGTCCTGTCCGTACTGCAGGCTCCGTCGTCGGAGCACTGGCTCGGCACCGACGCATCCGGCCGTGACCTGTTCTCACGCCTGGTGTCCGGCTCACGGACCGCGCTGCTCGGCCCGCTCGTGGTGGTCCTGGTCGCCACGTCAGTGGGCACGGCCCTCGGTGTCCTCGCCGCCTGGCAGCGCGGCTGGGTCGACTCCCTGGTCGGCCGACTCTTCGACCTGGTGTTCTCCTTCCCGTCGATGCTGCTGGCACTGCTGTTCGTCACGGTCATGTCCCCGGGTCTGTTCTCGGCCGCTCTCGCGGTCTCCATCTCCTTCGTCCCAGCCATCGGACGGCTGGTCCGCGCCAGCGCGCTGCGCGAGGTGAACGAGCCGTACGTGCAGGCTCTGTACACCCAGGGATTCGGACCGGTCAGGCTGTGCGTCCGGCACGTCCTGCCCAATCTGTGGCCGGTGATCGTCGCCCAGGTGACCATGTCCTTCGGCTACGCGATGGTCGAGCTGGCAGGCATCTCGTTCCTCGGTCTCGGTGTGCAGGACCCGACCGCCGACTGGGGCAAGATGATCAACACGGGACAGAGCAGCATCGTCCGTGGCTTCCCCCAGGAATCCCTGTACGCGGGGATCGCCCTGGTCCTGGCCGTCGTGTGCTTCATCGGCCTCGGTGACCTCCTGTCCGGGCGCCGGGAAGGGGGCCGACGATGA
- a CDS encoding ABC transporter substrate-binding protein gives MTACLALATACGGGAAPAGKKAPAVKDWATTTPQATGNLDSVNWNLILEPTTLDPQQADNYGVNDVLANMCESLQTLNPDFSISDGLASLKVENGGKRLVYSIDAKARFWDGQPVTGADAAFSLNRAWHPSAQQAPRYDHYFKAVTAVRATGPREVTVDLKHPDLLFQKMMATFAGSVVQARYSKAHPDYGKPTVPPMCSGPYTFRSWKTGSTLTLERNEKYWRGVTAKTRQVKFSFLQGDSSQTRALTGGAIQGMYQPPTSALSTLGSHGKVYYGRSLLSFYLVPTAKTGPLQDPRIRKALFLALNRTAVARTAFGGGAVASRSLLPADVYGPVEATRSEGTGGSPDEITQARKLVKEAGSPKEKIVLAGAPAISDTLTQTLQALAEAGQKIGLDTTYKPVALGQFYDLFSGPKGWKSTGADAFGSQWSLPVADPQALYSVWGSPEDSSNYSQFTDSAASELIQRAAAEGNTGKREALLGQADERLFDRLPWIPVVDVANVLYLSDSVTGPPASFVNWYSPWAQQLGSTK, from the coding sequence GTGACGGCCTGCCTCGCCCTCGCCACCGCCTGCGGTGGCGGGGCCGCTCCCGCCGGGAAGAAAGCGCCCGCCGTCAAGGACTGGGCCACCACCACCCCCCAGGCCACCGGCAACCTCGACAGCGTGAACTGGAACCTCATCCTCGAACCCACCACGCTGGACCCCCAGCAGGCGGACAACTACGGGGTCAACGACGTCCTCGCCAACATGTGCGAGAGCCTGCAGACGCTGAACCCCGACTTCTCGATCAGTGACGGCCTCGCGTCACTGAAGGTCGAGAACGGCGGAAAGCGGCTCGTGTACTCGATCGACGCCAAGGCCCGCTTCTGGGACGGGCAACCGGTCACGGGCGCCGACGCCGCCTTCAGCCTGAACCGTGCCTGGCACCCGTCAGCGCAGCAGGCACCCCGCTACGACCATTACTTCAAGGCCGTCACCGCCGTCAGGGCGACCGGGCCGCGCGAGGTCACCGTCGATCTGAAGCACCCCGATCTCCTCTTCCAGAAGATGATGGCGACGTTCGCCGGCTCCGTGGTCCAGGCCCGGTACTCCAAGGCCCATCCCGACTACGGGAAGCCGACGGTTCCGCCGATGTGCTCCGGGCCGTACACGTTCAGGTCCTGGAAGACGGGCTCCACACTGACGCTGGAGCGCAACGAGAAGTACTGGCGCGGCGTCACGGCCAAGACCCGTCAGGTGAAGTTCAGCTTCCTGCAGGGCGACAGCTCACAGACCCGGGCGCTCACCGGCGGCGCCATCCAGGGCATGTACCAGCCCCCGACCTCCGCCCTCAGCACGCTCGGCAGCCACGGCAAGGTGTACTACGGCAGGTCCTTGCTCTCGTTCTACCTGGTCCCCACGGCGAAGACCGGCCCGCTGCAGGACCCGCGCATCCGCAAGGCCCTGTTCCTGGCACTGAACCGGACCGCGGTCGCCCGTACCGCCTTCGGCGGCGGCGCGGTCGCCTCCCGCAGCCTGCTCCCCGCCGACGTGTACGGGCCGGTCGAAGCGACCAGGAGCGAGGGCACCGGAGGCAGCCCCGACGAGATCACCCAGGCCAGGAAGCTCGTCAAGGAAGCGGGGTCCCCCAAGGAGAAGATTGTCCTGGCCGGAGCTCCCGCCATCAGCGACACCCTCACCCAGACCCTGCAGGCCCTCGCCGAGGCAGGGCAGAAGATCGGCCTCGACACCACCTACAAGCCCGTGGCCCTCGGGCAGTTCTACGACCTGTTCTCCGGTCCGAAGGGCTGGAAGAGCACCGGTGCCGATGCCTTCGGCTCGCAGTGGAGCCTCCCCGTCGCCGACCCGCAGGCGCTGTACTCGGTGTGGGGCAGTCCGGAGGACTCGTCGAACTACTCGCAGTTCACGGACAGCGCGGCGAGCGAGCTGATCCAGCGGGCTGCCGCGGAAGGGAACACCGGCAAGCGCGAGGCACTGCTCGGCCAGGCCGACGAGCGGCTGTTCGACCGGCTGCCCTGGATACCCGTGGTGGACGTGGCCAACGTCCTGTACCTGAGCGACAGTGTGACGGGGCCGCCGGCCTCCTTCGTGAACTGGTACTCCCCCTGGGCGCAGCAACTCGGGTCGACCAAGTGA
- a CDS encoding ABC transporter ATP-binding protein, whose product MTPLLEVDGLRLALGGPGRLEQELLHGVSFTVGAGETVGIVGESGSGKTLTIRAVAALHPPSARIDGDIRFDGRSVPAMSPRELTRLRRDHVAMVFQDPHAAINPVHRIGDLLTETYRRDGRGQRRDATARAQELLHQVRIKDPARVLGCFPHELSGGMLQRVMIAAALMRDPRLLLADEPTTALDVTTQAEVVALIAELRRERGTSLVFITHDIELVGALCDRILVMYRGRIVEELTSAQLHDGKISHPYTEALLACRPDITRRRHRLPAVPADAFEEGWAAQ is encoded by the coding sequence ATGACACCCCTGCTCGAAGTGGACGGCCTTCGCCTCGCCCTCGGCGGCCCCGGCCGTTTGGAACAGGAGCTTCTGCACGGCGTCTCGTTCACCGTGGGTGCCGGGGAAACGGTCGGGATCGTCGGTGAGTCGGGCTCCGGCAAGACGCTGACGATCCGGGCGGTCGCCGCACTGCACCCGCCGAGCGCGAGGATCGACGGCGACATCCGGTTCGACGGACGGTCCGTCCCCGCGATGTCCCCTCGGGAGCTGACGCGACTGCGCCGTGACCACGTCGCCATGGTGTTCCAGGACCCGCACGCGGCGATCAACCCGGTCCACCGCATCGGCGACCTGCTCACCGAGACCTACCGGAGGGACGGCCGCGGGCAACGCCGGGACGCGACCGCCCGCGCCCAGGAGCTGCTCCACCAGGTACGCATCAAGGATCCTGCGCGGGTCCTCGGCTGTTTCCCGCACGAACTCTCCGGCGGCATGCTGCAGCGGGTGATGATCGCCGCCGCCCTCATGCGCGATCCGCGCCTGCTGCTCGCGGACGAGCCCACAACCGCACTCGACGTCACCACGCAGGCCGAGGTCGTCGCCCTGATCGCCGAACTGCGGCGCGAACGCGGCACGTCGCTGGTCTTCATCACGCACGACATCGAACTCGTCGGGGCCCTCTGCGATCGAATCCTGGTGATGTACAGAGGCCGGATCGTGGAGGAGCTGACGTCGGCACAACTGCACGACGGCAAGATCTCACACCCGTACACCGAGGCGTTGCTCGCCTGCCGCCCGGACATCACGCGGCGCCGGCACCGGCTGCCGGCGGTCCCGGCCGACGCGTTCGAGGAAGGCTGGGCCGCCCAGTGA
- a CDS encoding ABC transporter permease: MAIAEHSLPRSAGRQWTGVLVAAAGRLTQMALTLLVASFLIFTALQLAPGDPVEIMLGAKAGDPEAVQRLNAQFHFDRPLLVQYGHWLTGLLHGDLGTSFTLRENVSSLIAARIPTTALLVAYGGVLVLVFGFVVGLVAARAGRAADTGISVLLSVALATPTYVIAIVLITVFSLYLNWFPVFGSGDGLLGRLHHLTLPAVTLALSSSAAIARVTRAAVKEEERRDHVTTAVARGLDPGTVVRRHVVRNALLPITTIAGIVAAGLIAGTVIVENAFGLDGVGSLLVQAITRKDYAVVQSTSILVIAAFLLVNALVDVLYGLIDPRTRTGGTR, from the coding sequence TTGGCCATCGCCGAACACAGCCTGCCCCGCTCCGCCGGCCGACAGTGGACCGGAGTGCTCGTGGCGGCGGCGGGACGTCTCACCCAGATGGCACTCACGCTCCTCGTGGCGAGCTTCCTGATCTTCACCGCACTGCAACTCGCGCCGGGCGACCCGGTCGAGATCATGCTGGGTGCCAAGGCCGGCGACCCGGAGGCCGTCCAGCGCCTGAACGCACAGTTCCACTTCGACCGGCCACTGCTCGTCCAGTACGGGCACTGGCTCACCGGTCTTCTCCACGGCGACCTCGGCACCTCCTTCACCCTCCGGGAGAACGTCTCGTCGCTGATCGCCGCGCGAATCCCCACCACCGCCCTGCTGGTGGCCTACGGAGGTGTCCTGGTCCTGGTGTTCGGCTTCGTGGTGGGGCTCGTCGCGGCCCGCGCGGGCCGGGCAGCCGACACCGGGATCTCCGTCCTGCTCTCCGTGGCCCTGGCGACCCCGACCTATGTGATCGCGATCGTCCTGATCACGGTCTTCTCCCTCTACCTCAACTGGTTTCCCGTCTTCGGCAGCGGAGACGGCCTGCTCGGACGCCTGCACCACCTGACCCTGCCCGCCGTGACGCTCGCGCTGTCGAGCAGCGCCGCGATCGCCCGGGTGACACGGGCCGCCGTCAAGGAGGAGGAACGGCGGGACCACGTGACCACCGCCGTCGCGCGCGGACTCGACCCGGGCACCGTTGTGCGCCGGCACGTCGTCCGCAACGCGCTGCTGCCGATCACGACCATCGCGGGCATCGTCGCCGCCGGTCTCATCGCCGGCACGGTGATCGTCGAGAACGCCTTCGGTCTCGACGGAGTGGGATCCCTCCTGGTGCAGGCCATCACACGGAAGGACTATGCCGTCGTGCAGAGCACGAGCATCCTGGTCATCGCGGCGTTCCTCCTGGTGAACGCCCTCGTCGACGTCCTGTACGGTCTCATCGACCCGCGCACGCGTACGGGTGGCACCCGGTGA
- a CDS encoding ATP-binding cassette domain-containing protein, which translates to MISQESQQSPEAQGRAGSAADPGDATAPVVRVRDLHKTFQPRGLLKSGGPVVAVDGVSLALPAGSTLAVVGESGSGKTTLARMIMGIETPTSGSVEFFGKAQPRRLRTRDRRAHARVIQMVFQNPYRSLDPRQSVGAAVDEVLRLHFDLGRPDTRARTAELFDLVRLSPTLLDALPRELSGGQRQRVCIARALATNPRAIVLDEAVAALDVLVQAQVLNLLADVQEETDVSYLFVTHDLAVVRQVADDVLVMRSGRVVEQGRAEEVLDHPEHPYTRLLRDSVPRPGWKPARRPTDDSPAMPV; encoded by the coding sequence GTGATCAGCCAGGAGTCACAGCAGTCACCTGAAGCACAAGGACGTGCGGGGTCGGCCGCCGACCCGGGGGACGCGACCGCTCCCGTCGTACGGGTTCGGGATCTTCACAAGACCTTCCAGCCCCGTGGGCTGCTGAAGAGCGGAGGCCCGGTCGTGGCGGTGGACGGCGTCTCCCTCGCCCTGCCGGCCGGTTCGACGCTCGCCGTCGTCGGTGAGTCCGGCTCCGGCAAGACCACCCTGGCCAGAATGATCATGGGGATCGAGACACCGACGAGCGGGTCCGTCGAGTTCTTCGGCAAGGCGCAGCCCCGGCGGCTGCGGACCCGCGACCGGCGGGCCCACGCCCGGGTGATCCAGATGGTCTTCCAGAACCCCTACCGCTCCCTCGATCCCCGGCAGAGTGTGGGCGCCGCCGTCGACGAGGTCCTGCGCCTCCACTTCGACCTCGGCCGCCCGGACACCAGAGCCCGCACGGCCGAGCTGTTCGACCTGGTACGGCTGAGCCCCACCCTGCTCGACGCCCTGCCCCGCGAACTGTCGGGCGGCCAGCGGCAGCGCGTGTGCATCGCCCGAGCCCTCGCCACGAACCCCCGCGCGATCGTCCTGGACGAGGCCGTCGCCGCGCTCGACGTGCTCGTCCAGGCGCAGGTCCTCAACCTGCTGGCAGACGTCCAGGAGGAGACGGACGTCAGCTATCTGTTCGTGACCCACGATCTGGCGGTCGTGCGGCAGGTCGCCGACGACGTGCTGGTCATGCGATCCGGCCGCGTGGTGGAGCAGGGGCGTGCCGAGGAGGTCCTGGACCACCCGGAACACCCCTACACCCGCCTCCTGCGCGACTCCGTTCCCCGGCCGGGCTGGAAACCCGCCCGCCGCCCCACTGACGACAGCCCCGCGATGCCGGTCTGA